One genomic segment of Anaerobiospirillum thomasii includes these proteins:
- a CDS encoding peptidylprolyl isomerase: MNKFIKAIAILCTVTAMHAGAQEITLDSTAAVVNNDIILTSELNQATALVKKSFAQRGQNIDEISARKAALEGLITDSLILQMAKSQGIDLTDLQLDEILNQNAMSNNVSVDEYLKRLAPGLSATQAREQFKQSLILNEVKRSRVRNRIAISDTEVDLLAKNLKKVGSIEPRYHISQIIVPLSARASAQSAQKAENTVAHIKSRLRNGDDFTSLAAMYTQGNLATQGGDLGYMPESQIPAPFLPALLKAKAGDVVGPFRSPYGLHLIKLIDVSHDAVIPIKEYDASHILLTTSIIFSDEAAYNQLNALRDRILSGAVSFDVAASKFSEDPGSAIKGGNLGFATPEKYDPRFARAMVALKEGEISMPIQSSFGWHLIKLNKVKLDSSSDEAYKNKARDLIYRKLFAQESIIWEQELRDSAFIKVQDPALVNARIDIDQVANAK, from the coding sequence ATGAATAAATTTATAAAAGCAATTGCCATCTTATGTACGGTAACAGCCATGCATGCTGGTGCTCAGGAGATAACTCTTGATTCAACCGCAGCTGTTGTCAACAATGATATTATTCTTACCTCAGAGCTCAATCAGGCTACAGCTCTTGTCAAAAAGTCCTTTGCGCAAAGAGGTCAGAACATTGATGAGATCTCAGCAAGAAAGGCAGCTCTTGAAGGCCTTATTACAGATTCACTTATACTGCAGATGGCCAAATCACAGGGTATTGATCTTACCGATCTGCAGCTTGATGAAATCCTCAATCAGAATGCCATGTCCAACAATGTAAGTGTGGATGAGTATTTAAAAAGACTGGCCCCAGGTCTTAGCGCGACACAGGCCCGTGAGCAGTTCAAACAGAGCCTTATTTTAAATGAGGTTAAAAGATCACGTGTGCGCAACCGCATTGCCATCTCCGACACTGAAGTTGATCTTCTGGCCAAAAACCTAAAAAAGGTAGGCAGTATTGAGCCGCGCTATCATATCTCACAGATTATTGTGCCACTTTCAGCCAGAGCCAGCGCCCAGAGTGCCCAGAAGGCTGAAAATACAGTAGCCCACATCAAATCAAGATTAAGAAATGGTGATGATTTTACCTCACTGGCTGCCATGTATACACAGGGCAATCTTGCCACTCAGGGCGGCGATCTTGGCTATATGCCAGAGTCTCAGATCCCAGCTCCCTTCCTGCCGGCTCTGCTTAAGGCCAAAGCTGGCGATGTGGTAGGACCATTTAGATCACCATATGGTCTGCATCTTATAAAACTTATTGATGTATCACACGATGCAGTAATTCCTATTAAAGAGTACGATGCAAGTCATATTCTTCTGACAACATCCATCATCTTTTCAGATGAGGCCGCCTACAATCAGTTAAATGCCCTGCGCGATAGAATTCTATCAGGAGCTGTAAGCTTTGATGTGGCCGCCTCCAAGTTTTCAGAGGATCCAGGCTCTGCCATCAAAGGTGGCAATCTGGGCTTTGCCACACCAGAGAAATACGATCCGCGCTTTGCCCGTGCCATGGTGGCCCTCAAGGAGGGTGAGATCTCCATGCCAATACAGTCATCCTTTGGCTGGCATCTTATCAAGCTCAACAAGGTCAAACTTGACAGCAGCTCTGATGAGGCCTACAAGAACAAGGCCCGCGATCTTATATACAGAAAACTTTTTGCCCAGGAGTCTATAATCTGGGAGCAGGAGCTGCGTGACTCTGCCTTTATCAAGGTACAGGATCCTGCTCTTGTAAATGCCAGAATTGATATAGATCAAGTAGCCAATGCAAAATAA
- the pdxA gene encoding 4-hydroxythreonine-4-phosphate dehydrogenase PdxA, which yields MQNNLIALTPGEPSGVGIELIYHLAQTDRYQDIVVIGSKALIQKRIIQTFSSIFKDKQKTQDKSFVIAPEDIVYTDYAQGSDTKAGYGCIRVLNIDAYDESVPGVLNIKNAPYVLNTLDRAIDGCLSGEFKALVTGPISKAVIDETGLKFTGHTEYLMQKSKAEHVVMMLGCSTLNVALVTTHQPLADIPSAINYDLIYKTVKIIDSDFKRFMGVKKPRILISGLNPHAGEGGHLGTEEIDFIIPCINDLQKEGIDIKGPYPADTMFCRHNLDKCDVFLTMYHDQGLPVLKFAGFDDGFNTTLGLPFIRTSVDHGTAPDIAGTGSASPNSLFVAIDKAMDMIKHGYN from the coding sequence ATGCAAAATAATCTTATAGCTCTGACACCTGGTGAGCCTTCAGGTGTCGGTATAGAGCTAATCTACCATCTTGCCCAGACTGACCGTTATCAGGACATAGTTGTCATAGGCTCAAAGGCTCTGATACAAAAACGTATCATTCAAACCTTCAGCTCAATTTTCAAAGATAAACAAAAAACACAGGATAAAAGCTTTGTCATAGCCCCTGAGGATATTGTCTATACTGACTATGCTCAAGGTTCTGACACCAAGGCAGGATACGGATGCATCAGAGTTTTAAATATTGATGCGTATGATGAGTCTGTGCCTGGTGTTTTAAATATCAAAAATGCCCCTTATGTGCTAAACACGCTGGACAGAGCCATAGATGGATGCCTGTCAGGTGAGTTTAAAGCCCTGGTCACAGGCCCTATCAGTAAGGCTGTCATTGATGAGACAGGGTTAAAATTTACAGGGCATACAGAATATCTTATGCAAAAGAGCAAGGCTGAGCATGTGGTCATGATGCTAGGCTGCTCTACTTTAAATGTAGCCCTGGTTACCACACATCAGCCACTTGCTGACATACCATCTGCCATCAACTATGATTTAATCTATAAAACAGTAAAAATCATAGACAGTGATTTTAAGCGCTTTATGGGGGTTAAAAAGCCGCGCATTCTAATCTCAGGTCTAAACCCTCATGCAGGTGAGGGAGGACATCTTGGCACAGAGGAGATAGATTTTATTATTCCTTGTATCAATGATCTGCAAAAAGAAGGTATTGATATTAAAGGTCCCTATCCTGCCGATACCATGTTCTGCAGACACAATCTTGATAAATGCGATGTCTTTTTAACCATGTATCATGATCAGGGTCTGCCTGTGCTCAAATTTGCAGGTTTTGATGATGGCTTTAATACCACCTTAGGCCTGCCTTTTATAAGAACCTCGGTTGATCACGGCACTGCACCTGATATAGCAGGTACAGGCAGCGCAAGTCCCAACTCTCTTTTTGTGGCCATAGACAAGGCCATGGATATGATAAAACACGGATATAATTAA
- the rsmA gene encoding 16S rRNA (adenine(1518)-N(6)/adenine(1519)-N(6))-dimethyltransferase RsmA, giving the protein MALPPPHMKAKKRFGQNFLIDDYIIASIVDAINPKPGQRLIEIGPGHAAITRPVLDRAHALTAIELDRDLAALLREDPFLKGLEIIEADALKVNFSQLAKDGPIRVFGNLPYNITSPIIFHLLEQNGIEDMHFMLQREVVERLCSGPDSKDYGRLTVMAQFYAAIMPVLEVPPEAFSPRPKVVSAVVRLKPYNLDEKTRALAPFLNTVVTKAFSARRKTLRNALSGLFDEHELNALNIDGTKRAENLSVKTYVELAKYLLNKGKQKAF; this is encoded by the coding sequence ATGGCACTTCCACCACCACATATGAAAGCCAAAAAAAGATTTGGCCAGAACTTCTTGATTGATGATTACATTATTGCCTCAATTGTTGATGCAATAAACCCAAAACCAGGGCAGAGATTAATTGAAATCGGTCCAGGTCATGCCGCTATCACAAGACCTGTGCTTGACAGAGCTCATGCCCTTACAGCCATTGAACTTGACAGAGATCTCGCCGCACTGCTGCGTGAGGATCCTTTTTTAAAAGGCCTTGAGATAATTGAGGCCGATGCATTGAAAGTTAATTTTTCACAACTGGCCAAAGACGGTCCTATCAGAGTCTTTGGCAATCTGCCTTATAATATAACCTCGCCTATTATCTTTCATCTGCTTGAGCAAAATGGCATTGAAGATATGCACTTTATGCTGCAGCGTGAGGTCGTAGAGCGTCTGTGCTCAGGCCCTGACAGCAAGGACTATGGACGTCTTACTGTTATGGCTCAGTTTTATGCAGCTATTATGCCTGTGCTTGAGGTACCGCCTGAGGCCTTCTCACCACGTCCAAAGGTAGTCTCTGCCGTTGTAAGATTAAAGCCATATAATCTTGATGAAAAGACGAGAGCTCTGGCTCCATTTTTAAATACAGTTGTCACCAAGGCCTTTAGCGCCAGACGAAAAACTCTGCGCAATGCCCTCTCTGGCCTTTTTGATGAACATGAGCTTAATGCACTTAATATTGATGGCACGAAAAGAGCTGAAAATCTGTCGGTTAAAACCTATGTAGAGCTGGCAAAGTATCTTTTAAACAAAGGCAAACAAAAAGCTTTTTAA
- a CDS encoding AAA family ATPase gives MNTHAKPKVLPGCEIFEKLIESNAYYVDKTSYLKNLLESSDEVENALFTRPRRFGKTLNMSMIKAFCELDYKNPGDTTYQQKLFIDNGRNLAVAQDEYKVLRDKVMGQLPVIYVSFRGVEGSCFYEAVEKLVVKIFNLYEAFAFLLDNPKISDNRKNIFSTIFDFCANNLNLSADLTKLNDAVTYCGLFIPNLAKMLYLAYGTKVLILIDEYDVPLQKAVIAQEPYYEKMLGIIRDISVNTFKQDPDAWLYKGIITGCLKIAHQSVFTDANNFTTFNVNSKHYSSFFGFTQDETDKILCDFGVESKRDEIKKWYNGYRFGHDYVYCPWSLMEYCLSVTDGSEEPEAYWVNTSGNDIITLYTKNSIEANDADTTQKLQDLMDGNSVLIKLSEFSVYPDITKGMEFDTFCTMMLQTGYVTFDENSKLKGMVSVKIPNYEVRQAFETKFSYLYSNNNDSWKDEGFKLLDALMGNDIDKAQAIINSVLRIYISIRHSGSEQYYHGLMQGLLISAAQKNNIKVLDESESGIGYSDIILKDFMYKRAIILEFKRAGDEDLCLRTANEATEQIIKKRYADLFDTQYTQVYGIGIGFCRKYCEIASLGNIAKQDTI, from the coding sequence ATGAACACACACGCAAAGCCAAAAGTATTACCAGGCTGTGAGATCTTTGAAAAGCTGATTGAATCTAATGCCTATTATGTAGATAAAACCTCATACTTAAAAAATCTCCTTGAAAGCTCTGATGAGGTTGAAAATGCCTTATTCACAAGACCCCGTCGCTTTGGAAAAACTTTAAATATGTCCATGATAAAGGCCTTTTGTGAGCTTGACTATAAAAATCCTGGGGATACAACCTATCAGCAAAAACTCTTTATAGACAATGGCCGTAATCTTGCTGTAGCTCAGGATGAGTACAAAGTGCTGCGTGATAAGGTTATGGGACAGCTGCCTGTTATCTATGTCTCCTTTAGAGGTGTTGAGGGCTCTTGCTTTTATGAGGCTGTTGAAAAATTAGTAGTTAAGATTTTCAACTTATATGAAGCATTTGCCTTTTTGCTGGATAATCCGAAAATATCAGATAACAGAAAAAATATTTTTTCCACTATATTCGATTTTTGCGCAAATAACCTTAATCTGTCAGCAGATTTAACAAAACTCAATGATGCTGTAACTTATTGTGGTCTTTTTATACCCAATCTTGCAAAAATGTTATACCTTGCCTATGGCACAAAGGTTTTAATCCTTATAGATGAGTATGATGTGCCATTGCAAAAGGCAGTAATTGCCCAAGAGCCTTACTATGAGAAAATGCTTGGCATTATCCGTGATATAAGTGTTAATACCTTTAAACAGGATCCTGATGCCTGGCTGTATAAGGGCATTATTACAGGCTGCTTAAAAATTGCCCATCAAAGTGTCTTTACTGATGCTAATAACTTTACCACCTTTAATGTCAACTCTAAGCACTATTCCTCGTTCTTTGGCTTTACACAGGATGAGACTGATAAAATTCTATGTGACTTTGGTGTAGAGTCTAAAAGAGATGAGATTAAAAAGTGGTATAACGGTTACAGATTTGGCCATGATTATGTCTACTGCCCATGGTCTTTAATGGAGTACTGTTTATCAGTAACTGATGGTAGCGAGGAGCCTGAGGCCTATTGGGTCAACACCTCAGGCAATGACATTATCACTCTGTACACTAAAAACTCAATTGAGGCCAATGATGCTGACACTACACAAAAGCTGCAGGATTTAATGGATGGTAATTCAGTTTTAATAAAACTCTCTGAATTTAGTGTTTATCCTGATATTACAAAAGGTATGGAGTTTGATACCTTTTGTACCATGATGCTGCAAACAGGCTATGTCACCTTTGATGAAAATTCAAAACTCAAAGGAATGGTCAGCGTTAAAATACCAAACTATGAGGTAAGGCAAGCCTTTGAGACTAAATTCTCTTACTTATATTCTAATAACAATGATAGCTGGAAAGATGAGGGTTTTAAGCTTTTAGATGCACTGATGGGCAATGATATTGACAAGGCTCAGGCTATTATAAACTCTGTTCTGAGAATCTATATAAGTATAAGACACTCAGGCTCTGAGCAATACTATCATGGCTTGATGCAGGGTCTTTTAATTAGCGCTGCACAAAAGAACAATATTAAGGTACTAGATGAGAGCGAGAGCGGTATTGGTTATAGCGATATTATACTTAAAGATTTTATGTATAAAAGAGCTATAATCCTGGAGTTTAAACGCGCTGGCGATGAAGATCTATGCCTTAGGACAGCTAATGAGGCCACAGAGCAGATTATTAAAAAAAGATATGCAGATCTTTTTGATACACAGTATACACAGGTATATGGTATAGGTATTGGCTTTTGTAGAAAATACTGTGAGATAGCATCACTTGGCAATATTGCAAAGCAGGATACAATTTAG
- a CDS encoding AAA family ATPase: protein MIKNNGTVVLSGEEDFASHILNNGYYVDKTYYLNDLFINRGDKNTLFTRPRRFGKTLNMSMIKAFCELDYKNPGDTSYQQKLFIDNGRNLAVAQDEYKELRDKVMGQLPVIYVSFRGVEGLCFHHAVDKILTKIALLYKYFLFLADSKKIPQAQKDLFLSIYNFCFKHKGELKNDALLDTAISYCGTFIPTLADMLYTEYDRQVLILIDEYDVPLQKAVVAEKPYYNKMLGIIRDISVNTFKQDPDAWLYKGIVTGCLRIAHQSVFTDANNFTTFNVTDELYSSFFGFTQEQTDKIISDFGLESKRDEIKKWYNGYRFGNDYVYCPWSLMEYCASSKQNGSNEPEAFWVNTSGNDIITLYTKNSIEANDADTTQKLQDLMDGNAVLIKLSEFSVYPDITKGMEFDTFCTMMLQTGYVTFDENSKLKGMVSVKIPNYEVRQAFETKFSYLYSNNNDSWKDEGFKLLDALMGNDIDKAQAIINSVLRIYISIRHSGSEQYYHGLMQGLLISAAQKNNIKVLDESESGIGYSDIILKDFMYKRAIILEFKRAGDEDLCLRTANEATEQIIKKRYADLFDTQYTQVYGIGIGFCRKYCEIASLGNIAKQDTI from the coding sequence ATGATTAAAAACAATGGCACAGTTGTCTTATCTGGTGAAGAGGACTTTGCCAGTCATATTTTAAATAATGGCTATTATGTTGATAAGACATATTATCTTAATGATCTCTTTATAAACAGAGGTGATAAAAACACTTTATTCACCAGACCTCGCCGCTTTGGCAAAACCTTAAATATGTCCATGATTAAGGCCTTTTGTGAGCTTGACTATAAAAATCCAGGCGATACCTCCTATCAGCAAAAGCTCTTTATAGACAATGGCCGTAATCTTGCTGTAGCTCAGGATGAGTATAAAGAGCTGCGCGATAAGGTTATGGGACAGCTGCCTGTTATCTATGTCTCTTTTAGAGGTGTTGAGGGCCTATGTTTTCATCATGCCGTTGATAAAATTCTTACTAAGATAGCACTGCTGTATAAATATTTTCTGTTTCTTGCTGATAGTAAAAAAATACCTCAGGCGCAAAAGGATCTTTTTTTAAGCATTTACAATTTTTGTTTCAAACACAAAGGTGAATTAAAAAATGATGCTTTGCTTGATACAGCAATATCTTATTGTGGAACCTTCATACCAACACTAGCTGATATGCTCTATACAGAGTATGACAGACAAGTTTTAATCCTTATAGATGAGTATGATGTGCCATTGCAAAAGGCAGTAGTGGCTGAGAAGCCTTACTATAATAAAATGCTTGGCATAATACGTGATATAAGTGTTAATACCTTTAAACAGGATCCTGATGCCTGGCTGTACAAGGGCATTGTCACAGGATGTCTAAGGATAGCTCATCAAAGTGTCTTTACTGATGCTAATAACTTTACCACCTTTAATGTAACCGATGAGCTTTACTCATCCTTCTTTGGCTTTACGCAGGAGCAGACTGATAAAATCATCAGTGACTTTGGCCTTGAGTCTAAAAGAGATGAGATTAAAAAGTGGTATAACGGCTATAGATTTGGCAATGATTATGTCTACTGCCCATGGTCTTTAATGGAGTACTGCGCCTCATCAAAACAAAATGGCAGCAATGAACCTGAGGCCTTCTGGGTTAACACCTCAGGCAATGACATTATCACTCTGTACACTAAAAACTCAATTGAGGCCAATGATGCTGACACTACACAAAAGCTGCAGGATTTAATGGATGGTAATGCAGTTTTAATAAAACTCTCTGAATTTAGTGTTTATCCTGATATTACAAAAGGTATGGAGTTTGATACCTTTTGTACCATGATGCTGCAAACAGGCTATGTCACCTTTGATGAAAATTCAAAACTCAAAGGAATGGTCAGCGTTAAAATACCAAACTATGAGGTAAGGCAAGCCTTTGAGACTAAATTCTCTTACTTATATTCTAATAACAATGATAGCTGGAAAGATGAGGGTTTTAAGCTTTTAGATGCACTGATGGGCAATGATATTGACAAGGCTCAGGCTATTATAAACTCTGTTCTGAGAATCTATATAAGTATAAGACACTCAGGCTCTGAGCAATACTATCATGGCTTGATGCAGGGTCTTTTAATTAGCGCTGCACAAAAGAACAATATTAAGGTACTAGATGAGAGCGAGAGCGGTATTGGTTATAGCGATATTATACTTAAAGATTTTATGTATAAAAGAGCTATAATCCTGGAGTTTAAACGCGCTGGCGATGAAGATCTATGCCTTAGGACAGCTAATGAGGCCACAGAGCAGATTATTAAAAAAAGATATGCAGATCTTTTTGATACACAGTATACACAGGTATATGGTATAGGTATTGGCTTTTGTAGAAAATACTGTGAGATAGCATCACTTGGCAATATTGCAAAGCAGGATACAATTTAG
- a CDS encoding AAA family ATPase: MIKNNGTVVLSGEEDFASHILNNGYYVDKTYYLNDLFINRGDKNTLFTRPRRFGKTLNMSMIKAFCELDYKNPGDTSYQQKLFIDNGRNLAVAQDEYKELRDKVMGQLPVIYVSFRGVEGSCFYEAVEKLVIKIFNLYEEFAFLLDNPKISDNRKNIFSTIFDFCANNLNLSADLTKLNDAVTYCGLFIPNLAKMLYLAYGTKVLILIDEYDVPLQKAVIAKEPYYDEMLGIIRDISVNTFKQDPDPWLYKGIVTGCLRIAHQSVFTDANNFTTFNVTDELYSSFFGFTQEQTDKIISDFGLESKRDEIKKWYNGYRFGNDYVYCPWSLMEYCASSKQNGSNEPEAFWVNTSGNDIITLYTKNSIEANDADTTQKLQDLMDGNAVLIKLSEFSVYPDITKGMEFDTFCTMMLQTGYVTFDENSKLKGMVSVKIPNYEVRQAFETKFSYLYSNNNDSWKDEGFKLLDALMSNDIDMAQAIINSVLRIYISIRHSGSEQYYHGLMQGLLISAAQKNNIKVLDESESGIGYSDIILKDFMYKRAIILEFKRAGDEDLCLRTANEATEQIIKKRYADLFDTQYTQVYGIGIGFCRKYCEIASLGNIAKQDTI, translated from the coding sequence ATGATTAAAAACAATGGCACAGTTGTCTTATCTGGTGAAGAGGACTTTGCCAGTCATATTTTAAATAATGGCTATTATGTTGATAAGACATATTATCTTAATGATCTCTTTATAAACAGAGGTGATAAAAACACTTTATTCACCAGACCTCGCCGCTTTGGCAAAACCTTAAATATGTCCATGATTAAGGCCTTTTGTGAGCTTGACTATAAAAATCCAGGCGATACCTCCTATCAGCAAAAGCTCTTTATAGACAATGGCCGTAATCTTGCTGTAGCTCAGGATGAGTATAAAGAGCTGCGCGATAAGGTTATGGGACAGCTGCCTGTTATCTATGTCTCCTTTAGAGGTGTTGAGGGCTCTTGCTTTTATGAGGCTGTTGAAAAATTAGTAATTAAGATTTTCAACTTATATGAAGAATTTGCCTTTTTGCTTGATAATCCGAAAATATCAGATAACAGAAAAAATATTTTTTCCACTATATTCGATTTTTGCGCAAATAACCTTAATCTGTCAGCAGATTTAACAAAACTCAATGATGCTGTAACTTATTGTGGTCTTTTTATACCCAATCTTGCAAAAATGTTATACCTTGCCTATGGCACAAAGGTTTTAATCCTTATAGATGAGTATGATGTGCCATTGCAAAAGGCAGTAATTGCCAAAGAGCCGTATTATGATGAAATGCTTGGCATAATACGTGATATAAGTGTTAATACCTTTAAACAGGATCCTGATCCCTGGCTGTACAAGGGCATTGTCACAGGATGTCTAAGGATAGCTCATCAAAGTGTCTTTACTGATGCTAATAACTTTACCACCTTTAATGTAACCGATGAGCTTTACTCATCCTTCTTTGGCTTTACGCAGGAGCAGACTGATAAAATCATCAGTGACTTTGGCCTTGAGTCTAAAAGAGATGAGATTAAAAAGTGGTATAACGGCTATAGATTTGGCAATGATTATGTCTACTGCCCATGGTCTTTAATGGAGTACTGCGCCTCATCAAAACAAAATGGCAGCAATGAACCTGAGGCCTTCTGGGTTAACACCTCAGGCAATGACATTATCACTCTGTACACTAAAAACTCAATTGAGGCCAATGATGCTGACACTACACAAAAGCTGCAGGATTTAATGGATGGTAATGCAGTTTTAATAAAACTCTCTGAATTTAGTGTTTATCCTGATATTACAAAAGGTATGGAGTTTGATACCTTTTGTACCATGATGCTGCAAACAGGCTATGTCACCTTTGATGAAAATTCAAAACTCAAAGGAATGGTCAGCGTTAAAATACCAAACTATGAGGTAAGGCAGGCCTTTGAGACCAAATTCTCTTACTTATATTCTAATAACAATGATAGCTGGAAAGATGAAGGCTTTAAGCTTTTAGATGCACTGATGAGCAATGATATTGACATGGCTCAGGCTATTATAAACTCTGTTCTGAGAATCTATATAAGTATAAGACACTCAGGATCTGAGCAATACTATCATGGCTTGATGCAGGGTCTTTTAATTAGCGCTGCACAAAAGAACAATATTAAGGTACTAGATGAGAGCGAGAGCGGTATTGGTTATAGCGATATTATACTTAAAGATTTTATGTATAAAAGAGCTATAATCCTGGAGTTTAAACGCGCTGGCGATGAAGATCTATGCCTTAGGACAGCTAATGAGGCCACAGAGCAGATTATTAAAAAAAGATATGCAGATCTTTTTGATACACAGTATACACAGGTATATGGTATAGGTATTGGCTTTTGTAGAAAATACTGTGAGATAGCATCACTTGGCAATATTGCAAAGCAGGATACAATTTAG
- a CDS encoding IS256 family transposase, translating to MARIKHSPMAEKIADLIMEHYNPKDAQSAQDAIKEAFAPVFERILNTELDAHLGYSKSSTDEKETTNRRNGYSKKTIQGSFGEAEINTPRDREGTFEPVIIPKREKDVSQIEQKVLAMYARGMSQRDISSTIEEIYGFKLSQDKISTITDLILSDVNEWLNRPLKPLYTFVFVDCIYVKMKNDKGSTENHAVYVILGLDAEGYKEVLGLYISPTESKSCWMNIFDNIKSRGVKDILFLSMDGVSGLEDGVKSIFPQTVVQRCIVHLIRNACKYVPYKDLKAFCADCKAMYGAINAEAAEEALLHLIDKWGDKYPGAIRVWENNFNHVTQLFNYPSAIRKIMYTTNAIEAVNSSLRKVTKIGMFENKNAVFKVFYLRITGDLAKKWGVSRVRNWTSVLNQMTCIDSLAERIRPYIN from the coding sequence ATGGCAAGAATTAAACATAGCCCAATGGCTGAAAAGATAGCTGACCTTATAATGGAGCACTACAACCCAAAAGATGCCCAGAGTGCTCAAGATGCTATTAAAGAAGCATTTGCACCTGTTTTTGAAAGGATCCTTAATACTGAGCTTGATGCTCATTTAGGCTATAGCAAGAGCAGCACTGATGAGAAGGAGACCACCAACAGGCGCAACGGCTATTCTAAGAAAACCATTCAAGGCTCATTTGGTGAGGCAGAGATCAACACTCCACGTGATCGTGAAGGAACCTTTGAGCCAGTAATTATCCCAAAAAGGGAAAAAGACGTATCTCAGATAGAGCAAAAGGTCCTGGCCATGTATGCAAGAGGCATGAGTCAGAGGGATATAAGCTCAACCATTGAGGAAATCTATGGTTTTAAGCTCTCTCAAGACAAGATCTCCACTATAACGGACCTTATCCTGTCGGATGTTAATGAGTGGCTTAACAGGCCGTTAAAGCCTCTGTATACCTTTGTCTTTGTAGACTGCATCTATGTCAAGATGAAGAATGACAAGGGCTCTACAGAGAATCATGCCGTATATGTAATATTAGGCTTAGATGCTGAGGGGTATAAAGAGGTTTTGGGGCTTTATATATCCCCAACAGAGTCAAAGTCATGTTGGATGAATATATTTGACAATATCAAGAGCAGAGGCGTTAAGGACATACTTTTCCTGTCTATGGACGGTGTCTCTGGTCTTGAAGACGGAGTAAAGTCTATATTCCCGCAGACAGTTGTACAAAGATGCATTGTGCACCTTATACGCAATGCCTGTAAATATGTCCCTTACAAGGATTTAAAGGCTTTCTGTGCCGACTGCAAGGCAATGTATGGAGCTATTAATGCAGAGGCAGCTGAGGAAGCTCTGCTGCACCTTATAGACAAATGGGGTGATAAATACCCTGGAGCTATAAGGGTGTGGGAGAACAATTTCAACCATGTAACACAGCTGTTTAACTATCCATCGGCAATACGCAAAATCATGTACACCACTAATGCTATAGAGGCCGTAAACTCCAGCTTACGTAAGGTCACTAAAATAGGTATGTTTGAGAACAAGAATGCCGTGTTTAAAGTCTTTTATTTAAGAATTACAGGCGACCTGGCCAAGAAATGGGGTGTGAGCAGAGTCAGGAACTGGACATCTGTCTTAAACCAGATGACATGCATTGATAGTCTGGCTGAACGTATAAGGCCATATATAAACTAG